The following nucleotide sequence is from Paroedura picta isolate Pp20150507F chromosome 1, Ppicta_v3.0, whole genome shotgun sequence.
caatctggggaaccaggccagtcccCTCCAGGGAGAGGGGCCCGATTTAGTTGTTTTTGTTCAAGCTCAAAGCTGGTTACTACTTTGAGCCCGTAAGTTGTAGAGTAAAACCAGAACGACCCATTGGTCTGCAGCCATGGGGGTGTTTCAGTGCTGGTGGTCGTGGTACCAGCTCGCTTGGGTTCTTTCGGCGTTGCGGATGGTCAGCGGGCAATCTGGAGAGGGCCTCGAGGGGCAGGGGATGTCAGATGTGTGGAGATAAAAGCCCCTCTCCAGCTTTTTGAGCCCCATCCACACCTGCATGGAAATGGTCACCCTTGCATGCTGGCCTGTGAATGAGGTCTTGGAGACCTGATtcagctcagtgggagagcatccgCCAGGCACACTGAAGGCCCCTTGGCCAATCCatggcatctccacttaaggagcaggcagcaggtgatctccagactgtctgtcagccaggcaagagatatgAATGGGTGATTTGCCACTGCCCGCCTCCACatcctgacccctggtgttccttggagctctcccatccaaattctagccaagACCTGAGGAGGTGGGGCTTGCCTGGACTCTCCAGGCCAGGGCACCAGTGGTCTGTGTAAAGCAGCTTCATCTCTAGTGGTAAAAATACTGTTTTGTGTATTATTGAGGGGGCAGGTAGGAAAATAAGATGTGGTGTCCCGTCGTCGTCCCCCACAGGTATTCTAGACGTCCCCCATCGCTTCTGCCTTAAATTCAAAATAGTGTGTGCTTGTCCTGGCACCCAGGAGCCATCCCTTCACCCACACAGGAGGAGATTCCAAAGAGCAGCGCGGGGGCTTTATCAGCCTTCCTTTGCCAGTCGCAAAAGCAGTAGTGCTGGCCTGAGTCGTTTTGTGTTGATTCCAGAAGAAAGATGTGGTCACTAGGGAACTGTCACTCAAAAGGTTTCCTCCACTGTGCAGGGCGGGGAGGGGACATTCGACTTTGGATCCCTGTGGAACGCTTGCCGCTTTTTTCCAGTCTTCCACCGTCGCATTGCCCATCCCGGGACCTTCTTCCCGGCAGCATCGGCCTGTGCCTGCTCACGgtcctccatttctttcccctctccGGCAGTGCGCGATCTGATCTTCTGGCGGGACGTGAAGAAGACGGGCGTCGTCTTCAGCACCACCCTGATCTTGCTGCTCTCCTTGGCCGCCTTCAGCGTCATCAGCGTCATCTCGTACCTCATTCTGGCGCTCCTCTCTGTCACCATCAGCTTCCGGGTCTACAAGTCCGTCATCCAGGCCGTGCAAAAATCCGAAGAGGGACACCCATTCAAGTGAGTAGGCTCCGGTTGGCACCAGGGGCTGTGCCGGCATCGCAAGCCGCAATCCTGTCTCATTGGCTACTGAGGCATCTTTTGGCCTTGGTTTTCTCTCCTGTAAACCAGgcattcttggtgtagtggttaggagtgcgaacttctaatctggcgagccaggtttgaatctgcactcccccacatgcagccagctgggtggccttgggctcgccacagcaatgttaaagctgttctgacagagcagtgatatcagggctctctcagcctcacccacctcacagggtgtctgctgtggggagaggaaagggaaagtgactgactgtaagccactttgagactccttcgggtagagaaaagtgttatctaagaaccaacccatcttcttcttcagtactatcagggctctctcagcctcacccacctcacagggagaccctgtgaaagggaaggtgaatgacagccgctttgagactccttcgggtagagaaaagcagcatataagagccaactcttctttttctttcctgaaaaCCCTCGTGAATTCTCCAGTGGGATGTTAGACTGCGGGACTGTCTGCCTCAAGGCAGCACAAAGGCTACTAACTTATATGGCTCTTAAATAGATTTAAGAAGGTGGATCGGTAAGTGGGTGCTtgtcattatttgtttattttaagatttttaaactACCCCTCTCTGAAATCGGTCTTGAGGTGGTGTACAACAATAAAGATACAAAGTACCAATACAtcaaataaaatactaaaattcaattaaaaccaaATTCTGAAATCCTACTGAACTTACTTCGCTCTGGACGAAACAAGCCATTAGGATATATCTCATAAGAAATATATCTTATGacatatttggggtggggggggatgtaTTCCAACAGAATCCCCATAATAGGGGTAGGCAGGGGAAACCCAGTTGGATAGTTAAGGTGCAGCctggacctcagccaaatgcccggtggaaaaAGGGCTATTATGCAAGCCCTTCAGAGCTAGTTAAatgaccttgaacttgatttgttCCTCAGTCTGAAACCAGTgcaactgggagagcacaggtcaaatgtTGAGCTCTCCTTTGGGTCCCTGTACGGACCTGTGCAGTCACATCTTGGACCAGATGAATTTTCCAGATCAGCCTCAATGGtgcacagaggccaaccagggGCCAAGTTCTTTCCctgactgcctctgaaggtggaggttcctctcagtcaccgtggctagtagccTCATGGACCTATCCTCCATTTATCTATctagtccccttttaaagctgtctatgcctgtggccattacTACATCCTATGGCAGCAGATTCCCCATTTTAGTTGCTCACGGTATAAACCTTTGGTACATtcagaacctactgcccatcagcttcattggatgtcctcaaCTTCTGGTCTTTTGGAAGTAGGAGATAAAGTCGTCTTTGTTGACTCTTCCCACCCCATGtgtaatttagaatcatagaatcataaagttggaaggggccatacaggccatctagtccaaccccctgctcaacgcaggatcagccctaagcatcctaaagcacccaagaaaagtgtgtatccaacctttgcttgaagactgccagtgagggagggggagctcaccacctccttagtcagcctattccactgctgaactacgatgactgtgaatttctttttcctgatatcgagcctatatcgttgtacttgtagtttaaacccattactgcccatcctttcctctgcagccagcagaaacagcctcctgccctcctccaagtgacagcctttcaaatacttagagggctatcatgtcccctctcaacctccttttctccaggctgaacattcccaagtccctgaacctatcttcatagggcttggtcccttggccccagatcatcctcgtcgctctcctctgtaccctttcaattttatctacgtccttcttgaagtgaggcctccagaactgaagaagaagaagaagaagaagaattggttcgtatgtgccgcttttccctacccgaaggaggctcaaagcggcttacagtcgccttcccattcctctccccacaacaaacaccctgtggggtgggtgaggctgagagagccctgatatcactgctcggtcagaacaattttatcagtgtcgtagcgagcctaaggtcacccagctggttgcatgtggaggagtgcagactcgaacctggcatgccagattagaagtccgcactcctaaccactacaccaaactgcactcagtactccaggtgtggtttgaccagtgccatatacaatgggactatgacatcttgtgattttgatgtgatgctccagttgatacagcccaaaatggcatttgccacaagtaccccaagggtctagttcacacacagtgttacctagaagtgtatcccccatccagtaggcatgcttttcatttttctgacccagatgcagataaACTTCAATCATGTCCCCGCCTTAATCTTTTTTCCTAGCTGAACCCAGCCTCTTCTCCTTGATCCTGTGCTGTGAGCATCCTTCCCACTCTGGCTTTTCAGGAAGCCAATAAGCATCAGTCCAGTTCGAccggccgggggtgggggtgtcatCTTGTACAGCCCTGGTGGCTTCATGCAGTCTGATGCCTCTGTTTTTACACTGtgcttctccccttctcctcccccttttctccccccccccctctttcccagagcCTACCTAGACCTGGAcatctccctctcctcagagacCTTCCACAACTATATGAGCTCCGCCATGGTGTATGTGAACCACGCCCTGAAACTTGTCACCCGCCTCTTCCTGGTGGAAGACTTGGTGGATTCGCTGAAGGTCAGTGTTGGCTCAGATGACTCTTACTGTGCTATGCAAGCTACACAGCAGAGCCCTAAACAGCAGCCTGGTGAGGGAGCCCCTGTCTGCCAACGGCAGGCCTGCTGCTGCCTTTCAGAGCTTTGCTGCTGCTCAAAGCGTGGACGCTCTTTTCTTATTGCTCGACCGGAAGCAGCAGCATGCCAGAGCTGCCTCCTAATTCAAACCATTTGCTGAAATCATTTTCCATTTGTAACCAGGTTAAGCGGCAggggttgtttgttttatttaaaacagaaaaccaaGAAAAAACTTTAAAGATTAGCAATTAGTTAAGACTTTGAAAAGATACACAaagacaaaaatgccccagtggTGGTAGAACTACCTATACGTTTCTATAAATGGCTTCCAAATGTCTAAAAATGAGTCCATGTGATCCATTGATTTACTGGAGGGGGACTTTTCCAGTAAGAGTCTTTTAacaggccccgacctggtgggatgagctccaggaagagctgagggccctgaaggagctctcacagttccgcagggcttgcaagactgagctcttccagcaggcagtcggttgaggccaggttataGACGATCTGGGATGCCCTGAACACCAAGGCTGGTGGGTGATTGTGCAGGGAAAGGGCCATTGGCCCCTGCTAGactggggaggtgggagggagtaAAATGGGATTGTGCTGCCTGGGAATTCTATCATTTTATCAACTTCTTGCTCATTCATTGCGGGTGAGATAGGATGGGAAAAGTTTTGCCTGAATAAGTTGGCCCAGCCTTGCTGATAAGCAGCTCAAATTATCCATGGTAATCCTTTGAGAGTTTGTTTTGCCTTCTCATGGCCCCACTGAAGCTTGCTATCAAAACCATTCTAATAATTCCATGGATAATTAGTAGAAGGGCTATAATAATCACTTGGAAAAATTCAGAGCTGGCATTGACAGCTCAGTATAGTTGAGAGCCaacttcgtgtagtggttaagagtggcagcctctaatctggagacccagcttTGATGCCTCACTGCCTctcagcatgcagccagctgggtgaccttgggccagtcacagccctgatagtgctgttctcacagagcagtcctgtcagagctctctcagccccgcctacctcacagagtgtctgttgcggggagagaaagggaaggcgactagaagCCATTTTCAGGTTCCtccaggtagcgaaaagcaggataggacaaccaactcctcctcttattTCATCCCAGTTGGCATCAGTATAGCGCTTAGGGTCAGAGCAGTTAGGTGGTGTCAGAGCAGTTAGGTGGTGTAGTGTCATGCTAGGATtgggaatccccactctgctgtggaagcttgctgggtgacgctGGGCCAATCACGTGTTCTCAACATCACCTACGTCgcaggattgctgtgaggatcAAATGGGAGAGTAGTGAccaatgtaagctgccttgggttcTCATTAGGGAGAAGGTCAGGGCATGAACAAAGTACCCCAGCTCCAAATCCCTGCCCCGCCGTAGTGCTTCCCAGGCCAGGCCAGCTCTGTTTCGCTCTGCCTAACCCACATCAAAAAGATAAAGATCGTAAAGATAAGATCGAGAATGGGGAAATCACGCTCAGCGTtcttgagttccttggaggaaggacaggatggAAATGTGCTGGATCATCCACATGATTGGCAGGCCTGGTGCAAGCTCCCTGTGCCTTGATGAGATGGGCAGGACATCAAGTGCTAGAGGGTGTTTTCCCAAAAGGTGGTTGGGTTGAATTTTTAAAAGGCCCCTTTTAtcattcattttttaattaatttatttatttattgtttggacTTAGAGCCCGCCACTCTCATGACTGGCtcgtgttaaaaaaaaaaacaacattaaaaccattctGGACGATCATCTATATACAaacagatagagcctcttgtgacgcagagtggtaaggcagcagacatgcagtctgaaagctctgcccatgaggctgggagttcgatcccagcagccggctcaaggttgactcagccttccatccttccgaggtcggtcgaatgagtacccagcttgctgggggggtaaatggtaatgactggggaaggcactggcaaaccaccccgtattgagtctgccatgaaaacgctggagggcgtcaccccaagggtcacacatgacccagtgcttgcacaggggatacctttacctttaacccccgcaagaatctagtacaggagtgggaAAAGGGATAATCAAATAAAATGTTAGACTCTAAACAAACCCACTTTTAAGCCCAGCTTTTCAACAAGCCCATTTCACAGCAGTGGGGAATCGTGCTAATAATTCTTTTTCCAAAGATTGTGCTGAAGGCATCATCTCTCTCTGCCTtacaccaggggttgtcaaactgcggccctccagatgtccatggactacaattcccataagcccctgccttACACATTCTGTGCAATCGTTTCCATCATACCCCAGAGCTTGAGCAGCCATTCTGGTTTGCTGGGGCACAACTGGTTCTTCCCTTATCGTGCAAAGGCTGTTTTTGCTTCTGCCAATGCATTTAGCAACATTTCTCTGTATATTATTGGCACTAATCCTTAAcacgccgcggactaaataattcgttaagccctcagggggagggctttgtccgtgatgaggaaggggcctgattggccccttcctcctgacagaccatcggctgggcctggccgattcccagcctgctgaaggaagcaactgcgagccgctctctgcgcggctcgcagttgcttccttgagtgtggcctgacgcgtcaggccaccagcaagggagccccgggggctccctgcccaacggcctgatgtggtgagaggcgcaaagcgcctctcaccgcgtcaggcccgacaaacggagcccccggcagccacgctccgcgcgaatgccgggggctccctggtctagcgcccactgtatttagatacagcgggcttgattactagtctcaATATAAAAAGCTAACATAGAGCATACCGTCATAACAAGGGCGGTAGAATGCACCATACCACATTAGAGGGCAGGGGAAGGTTTCAATTTTTCACAGCATGCAAATGGCTGGAAGAGCACCTTTCTCCCCGAAACGTATGGAGAAGGATTAAGCATGTGCGACCCCACCCTGGGCTGAAGTGGTGCCCCGTTGGGTGGGtagacaacagaaaaaagaacctatcctaggctacaataaacaatttcaaatgaatgcaactaaacgtgtctaatctcttctttttatttgaacaaccaaaacggcctctagattataaccgctttcaagtgagttttcatcagtggttgtttttcaacttactgtttgctaatgaagtccttcaataggatcaattcttcttggcaggatttaaataatatatatgtggcctttggcttacaggtacggggcagtctagtcaaaagactgttccccAGCAGGTCCAGCTGGTCAGCTGCGATTGGCCACCTTGATGTAACCTCCATGCTGTCTGACCAGAGACCCtctgaggaggagggggcagcttCCTTTGTGCCCTGCTTTCAGGGCTTCCTAGCTGGCTGCTAAAGGAAGGTGAACTAGAGGttgcacacacccacccacaaacacacacaacaatTTCTATTTTGTATTTTCGGTTGATGCgaccatttagaatcatagaaccatcgatttggaaggggccctacagcccatccagtccacctccctgctcaatgcaggatcagcgtcCAGCATCCATGAGAATTAGtcacttgaagaccaccactgagggggatctccccacctccttagacagccgatttcactgctgaactactcgggcTGTGGAAAAACTGACAGTCTGTCCAATGGTAGTTGACAAGGCACCCTACTTGCACGTGATGGTTTTACGTGCCAGGACTGCTTTTCAACCACTGTTTCCAAAAATGGTACACAAACCAGTTTGAAAAATACCAGCTTGAAATTGCACACCCAAAATTAGTGCCGCGACAGGCTCGGCAAACACTTGGCAGAGCTGGCTTTTGACTTGCTTTTGAGAGAGCGAGGAGGGCAAAGGCAACACTTGAGTAGGGGGGTCCAAAGATCCTTGGCAGCTGCTGGGGTCAGCAAGGGAGGTAGCATTTCCTGAGCAGCCCCAAGACACTGTATTGCTTTGCAGAGTAAGTAATCTCctgtcccttccccaccccaggcccctcTTAGAGGTagttccagattttaaaaattcattaacttttAGAGGTCTGCCTTTCTCCTTGACCCTCCTCAAGCCTGATTCCAGGATACAAAACAGTGCAGTCTGacagcctaaggcaggggtgaccaaactcgccctccagatgtccttggaccacagttcccatgagcccttgccagcacgcGCCTGGCCTAAAGCAAACTTAAGCAAAAGATGACAGGAGGAGGGATAGGAAGGCCTGGCCAaaattggggaggagagagaaggagactCTGAGCAGACATGGGGAGGATGAAGGTGGCTGGGAGAAAAAAGGTGGCCGGAAATCCACTGGGGCGGAGACGAGACACTAAAGGGGAGAAGGGCCATTGCTGGAAGCCGCCATCCCTCTCTGCATCACTGCAGCTTCCTCTGCTCTGCGTCAAGAGCCGTGCAGTGCTTTTGAGACCAGGAGGGCCCTGCAGTCTCACTGTTGCGTCAGCCCCAAGCAGCCCATCGCACACCTTTGATTCCAGCTAACGGCCCGCCTCCTTTCTTCCCTTGCAGCTGGCAGTCGTCATGTGGCTGATGACCTACGTCGGGGCCATCTTTAACGGGATCACCCTCCTCATCCTCGGTAAGGCGCTTCTTTGACCACAGCAGCCTAATACAGGGTCTCAAAGGGCACTACGGACTCTGTGAAGCCCGTTCAGGGGTTGCTAAGGAGGCCCATCCCAGTGCCGTAGTGGTAATCTGTAGGAGGACCTGGGGGCTACAAACGTTGCCCTTATGCTTTatgttctatggcaggggtagtcaacctgcggtcctccagatgtccatggtctgcaattcccatgagcccctgccagcaaacgctggcaggggctcgtgggaattgcaggccatggacatctggaggaccacaggttgacttgccCCTGTTCTATTGGACCAGTCCCGCTTAGGCTGCCTGCCTTGGTTACCTTTGTGAACTCttgtcttctctttttttcctcccccagcGGAGTTGCTGGTTTTCAGCCTCCCCGTCGTCTATGAGAAGTACAAGGTGAGTGATACTCTTTTGCCGCAACCCAAGTAGCCAGATCTAGCCTgagttccttgaagtttggaagttCAGCAGGGTGCGCCCACCCTGTTCCTCCTGGCCACGTTCAGCAGGTAGACAGGAGACTGCCAAGGATGCTAGAGAGAGGCAGGCCTCTCTGCTCATGTTATAAACTGAAAGCCCCATGAAGCATTTCCAGACGTTGGCTGCAAGTTGGTGGCCTTCCTTCTGAGCTCTGGGCAGCTTTTTGCGTCAGCCACATGAACACCAGCTCCCCAAAGCGTAGCTTCTCCTTGAGGCTCTCAGCCAAAGGCCTGACCCCTTTCACTGCATCTCCCTGGGCTGTCACATAGCTGggtggccatttcctcctggcAACTGGGGTAGGAATTTGGGAGTCCCATGGGAGGTTCCCAGACCTGTGCTGATGGCAGCGGGTATGGATGGCATGCTTGGGTCTTCATGTCCTCAAACTTTGCCCTGTGTTCTAGAGCTCTAAAAAACAAGTATTGGGGCGTGAGGGGAAGCGGGACATGGCTTAGTGATGGGACTCTGtgttgcacgcagaaggtcccaggttcaatccccagaggACCCAAGCagtaggcgatgtgaaagacttctgtctgagtagaccaggggtaatcaaactgcggccctccagatgaccatggactacagttcccatgagcccctgccagcgaatgctggcaggggctcgtgggaattgtagtccatggacatctggagggctgcagtttgactacccctgaagtagacagTCCTGCCTTTGATAGACGAATGGTCTGAATTTAGGATACACGATGAAAAGGCCACACGGTGTAGGTTGCAATGTGTGAAATTAGAATTTGAATTTAGCATACAGCCGCTTCGTACGTCCATTCTGAAGCATTGCAGGGAGGGAAGACGTTGCGCAGGCGTGAGTTTGACTGCACATGCGCAACCCCTGCAATGACAACGTCATGCTTCTTTCTTGAATGCCTTCTTTGGATTCCTCCAAACGTCACTGGTTGTTCATTCGTTTGCCCTCAGACCCAGATCGACCACTACGTCGGGATCGCCCGGGATCAAATCAAGTCGGTGGTTACAAAGTAAGTCTCTGCGAGTCCCAAGCGTGAAATCCCTGATATGTTGCGGGGGACCTTCTGCCATCTCCCAGCAGCCTGTCTTGAAGGTCTGCCATGTTGCGACGGTTTCCCTTTCTGTGCTTTCCGTGTCTTCAGGCAGCTAGGTCTGCCTAAttctttgaggggagggggattctccaccTCATCTCCCTTAATGGCATCCATTCTGCTCTTTCATCTGGTTCACCCTCCagtctgctcctcctccccccagccttgCATCGCATTCCAGCAAAAGCCCTCAATTTGTGTGAGACAAGCCACAGTGAACAAGCCGTTTCCtttcataaggatagattcaaattagtagccgtattggtctgaagtagcacaatcaaaccagagtccagtagcccctttaagaccaacaaagatttattcaaggcgtgagctttcgagtgcaagcacccttcgtcagacgaagggtgcttgcactcgaaagctcacgccttgaataaatctttgttggtcttaaaggggctactggactctgatttgattaaGCCGGTTCCTGTAAAGCAGCTACCGGGGACGCTGTGGCTTCTCTGTGCAGAGTTCATTTTTTGTGGCCAGCTTTTTAACCCCCCTGAGAACCTCTCTaatttcatatttttaatcaCTGGTTTCTAGCTTCACTTGAGCCCCTTCTATCGGCTTCTCAAAAAAAGATCCTGAATGTGTGCtgtacactgtgtgtgtgtgtataaaataatAGATATACAAATGTATGCAAATAATATATAAAGCCTGTATGTTATTGCATATTATTACAAGCTTTAGCCAAGTGCGCATCCTACTTATAActacaaaatataaaaagagaGAAACCATTGATTTATGTTTCTTACCGTTACTTACgcttccctgccacgcccccagaagtgacatcacctcatGTAGGAcgaaaagaagagtaggagcagAGAAGACAGgctgccccacccccccataCCATCCCACTTCAGAGTTTCCATGGACCTCCTTAGAAGCTCCCGCAGGAGCCCAGGGAATCCacggatccctggttgggaatccctgctctaggctgatcctgtcaTGAGCACGGGCTTGCACTTGATGGCCTCCGtcgccccttccaattctgtgtttCTTTGGGAGACGATCCATTTGTCAttgtttctctcttcttctccttccctccgcAGGGTCCAAGCAAAGGTTCCCGGAGCCGCAAAGAAGAAATCCGAATAGCCTTGCCAAGGAGCCAAGGGCCAAGTCACCATCTTAAAGCAAAacgagaaaaacacacacacacaccccacccccgtGTCATAGCTATAACCATCGTTACTTGTACCTATGAAGGAACATGCCGAGTCAGCTTGATGTCTGCATTGCAAGCttactggttttatttttaattattattattatatattgccccctcccctcctcctcccaatcCCCTTTTAAGCCTCAACACTTGGCTCAGAATACACTGGACTGCACACAAACTGGTGTCGGGTGTTGGAagctgcggcgggggggggggggggagagaaccagcACTCCAGGCGATCCCGGCTCAGGGGGCACGTCAGCTAAGTCACCGGAAGCGGGTGCTGCTGTCTGGCTAGCGATGCACGGCTCCGCTTGGCGGGAATGGCTGTGATTTCTTTCCCCTTACACGAGCCTGTTAAGCTGAAGTAGTTGCGCAGCGGTGGCAGctccctcttttctctctcctgccttccccccGATGCCCCGCCCCCAACGAACGGAATCCTGGG
It contains:
- the RTN3 gene encoding reticulon-3 isoform X3, yielding MAEPAAQFPYISSSAGGGSSEPGGRDAKGAGSPQSCAVRDLIFWRDVKKTGVVFSTTLILLLSLAAFSVISVISYLILALLSVTISFRVYKSVIQAVQKSEEGHPFKAYLDLDISLSSETFHNYMSSAMVYVNHALKLVTRLFLVEDLVDSLKLAVVMWLMTYVGAIFNGITLLILAELLVFSLPVVYEKYKTQIDHYVGIARDQIKSVVTKVQAKVPGAAKKKSE
- the RTN3 gene encoding reticulon-3 isoform X2, whose translation is MAEPAAQFPYISSSAGGGSSEPGGRDAKGAGSPQSCADSFVSSSQPVSLFSTSQVRDLIFWRDVKKTGVVFSTTLILLLSLAAFSVISVISYLILALLSVTISFRVYKSVIQAVQKSEEGHPFKAYLDLDISLSSETFHNYMSSAMVYVNHALKLVTRLFLVEDLVDSLKLAVVMWLMTYVGAIFNGITLLILAELLVFSLPVVYEKYKTQIDHYVGIARDQIKSVVTKVQAKVPGAAKKKSE